From Rutidosis leptorrhynchoides isolate AG116_Rl617_1_P2 chromosome 3, CSIRO_AGI_Rlap_v1, whole genome shotgun sequence, a single genomic window includes:
- the LOC139901579 gene encoding uncharacterized protein, which yields MGSIDCMHWAWGKCPVAWKGQFTRGDHKVPTIMLKAVALYDNWIWHAFFGVAGSNNDLNVLNDSNLFNLMLNEEIEDSPFTVNGIEYKRGYYLADGIYPGWVSLVKAFSSTNDEKRKYFSKKQAATRKDVERTFGILQGRWHILQQPARTYSINFMKQMMYTCIILHNIIVEDNSFALTENDCDYEPVRNMETIWIEMCETYRRRTKELRDRKVYEGLRSDLVEHVWANRETSGTD from the coding sequence ATGGGAAGcatagattgtatgcattgggcatgGGGAAAATGTCCCGTTGCATGGAAAGGTCAATTTACTCGAGGCGATCACAAAGTTCCAACTATTATGCTAAAAGCAGTAGCGTTATATGATAACTGGATTTGGCATGCTTTCTTTGGGGTTGCGGGTTCAAACAACGACTTAAACGTCTTGAACGATAGTAATCTCTTCAACTTAATGCTTAATGAAGAAATAGAAGACAGTCCTTTTACTGTAAATGGGATTGAGTACAAAAGAGGATATTATCTAGCCGATGGTATATATCCCGGGTGGGTTTCACTTGTTAAGGCGTTTTCAAGTACAAATGATGAAAAACGTAAGTACTTTTCGAAGAAACAAGCAGCGACACGCAAGGATGTTGAGAGGACTTTTGGTATTTTACAAGGGCGTTGGCATATACTACAACAACCAGCAAGGACATATAGCATCAATTTTATGAAACAAATGATGTATACGTGCATTATCTTACACAATATAATTGTTGAAGATAATAGTTTTGCTCTAACCGAAAATGATTGTGATTACGAACCCGTTCGTAATATGGAAACAATTTGGATCGAGATGTGCGAAACTTACAGGAGGAGGACTAAAGAATTACGAGATAGGAAAGTGTATGAGGGCCTACGATCGGATTTGGTTGAACATGTATGGGCTAATCGTGAGACGTCGGGGACGGATTAA
- the LOC139901580 gene encoding uncharacterized protein, giving the protein MSDIFGMFQFGLTLVGVGENFFKCALSFVNSFFQKIGNGELTSVWFDSWANIGLLAIEKEDILNAGFDLDLKLQQLVVPVLHDHPDTVLWKDANDTIHEFSVRTVWESIRPMGNTVNWFAVVWFSQSIPKHAFLLWLLMGERLKTHDKLKTWESHNGMQLICPLCKGCPDSHDHLFFACPFAAKV; this is encoded by the exons ATGAGCGACATTTTTGGGATGTTCCAATTCGGACTAACGCTAGTTGGAGTTGGAGAAAACTTCTTCAAATGCGCCCTATCATTCGTCAATTCTTTTTTTCAGAAGATAGGGAACGGGGAGCTTACTTCAGTTTGGTTTGATTCTTGGGCTAATATAGGTCTGTTAGCAATTGAAAAAGAGGATATCTTGAATGCTGGTTTTGATCTGGACTTGAAA CTGCAACAACTAGTCGTTCCTGTTCTTCATGATCATCCTGATACAGTGTTGTGGAAAGATGCAAATGATACAATTCATGAGTTTTCTGTTCGTACAGTGTGGGAATCTATTCGACCGATGGGTAATACAGTGAATTGGTTTGCGGTTGTTTGGTTTTCGCAAAGTATCCCTAAACATGCTTTCCTTTTATGGCTCCTAATGGGTGAGCGACTGAAAACGCACGATAAACTTAAAACATGGGAAAGCCATAATGGGATGCAATTAATATGTCCGTTATGCAAAGGTTGTCCCGATTCTCATGATCATTTATTCTTTGCTTGCCCCTTTGCTGCTAAAGTTTGA
- the LOC139901581 gene encoding magnesium transporter MRS2-3-like, whose translation MKARRQPPSNPPTTVASSPAEYVSLPTRSATPLQNVGGGVRKKSAGIRQWLLLDSAGQTQLVETEKHSVMRRTGLPARDLRILDPMLSYPSTVLGRERAIVINLEHIKAIITAHEVLMIHSKDPFVVSFVDELQRRLMRRHHSTTSQGGTTNSDDTDWASLYDLGDRQSKGFIGSPNVSNMSLEKSDEVKSNEIHSLGSQKGLKLNPFEFIALETCIEAACSSLEREARTLEKEAHPALDTLTTKISTLNLERVRQIKSRLVAISGRVQKVRDELENLLDDDEDMAEMYLTDKLLQQLESDSASSASEQDNVDEQVIQTDNGENKHERDIKRLTSQQERYFGSNAVERDSRMTRNGGVKHRDVEELEMLLEAYFVQIDGTLNKLSTLSEYVEDTEDYINIMLDDKQNHLLQMGVMLSTASLIINAFVIVVGAFGMNINIDLFNDDTEADKEIGMRKFMWTVCGCTTGSIFLYVVAIAWCKTQRLIE comes from the exons ATGAAGGCCCGTCGTCAACCACCGTCAAACCCTCCCACCACCGTCGCTTCATCTCCGGCTGAATATGTATCCCTTCCAACACGATCCGCTACCCCTCTCCAAAACGTCGGTGGCGGAGTTAGAAAAAAATCAGCCGGAATCAGACAATGGCTCCTTCTTGATTCCGCCGGTCAAACACAATTAGTTGAGACCGAGAAACACAGCGTCATGCGCCGGACAGGTTTACCGGCACGTGATTTACGTATTCTTGATCCAATGCTATCCTATCCCTCCACCGTTCTTGGTAGAGAACGAGCAATTGTTATAAATTTGGAACATATCAAGGCTATCATAACTGCACATGAGGTGCTTATGATTCATTCGAAAGATCCGTTTGTTGTTTCGTTTGTTGATGAACTGCAACGGCGGTTAATGCGTCGTCATCACTCGACTACATCTCAG GGGGGAACCACAAATTCTGATGATACAGACTGGGCAAGTTTGTACGATTTAGGTGACCGGCAATCAAAGGGATTTATTGGCTCTCCAAACGTATCCAATATGAGTCTTGAGAAAAGCGACGAGGTTAAGTCTAACGAAATACATTCTCTTGGTAGCCAAAAAGGACTAAAACTGAACCCGTTTGAGTTCATTGCACTTGAAACCTGCATCGAGGCAGCTTGCAGTTCCTTGGAAAGAGAG GCAAGGACATTGGAAAAAGAAGCACATCCGGCTTTGGACACGTTGACTACAAAAATTAGTACTCTGAATTTAGAACGTGTTCGTCAGATTAAAAGTAGGTTGGTTGCGATTTCAGGACGCGTTCAAAAG GTTAGGGACGAATTAGAGAACTtacttgatgatgatgaagatatggCTGAAATGTATCTGACTGATAAACTGTTGCAACAACTTGAAAGTGATTCTGCATCGTCTGCGAGTGAACAAGATAATGTGGATGAACAAGTTATCCAGACAGATAATGGTGAGAACAAACATGAACGCGATATTAAAAGATTGACTAGTCAACAGGAACGGTATTTTGGATCTAATGCGGTTGAACGAGACAGTCGGATGACTCGAAATGGTGGCGTTAAACACCGGGATGTTGAGGAACTTGAAATGCTTTTGGAGGCCTATTTTGTTCAGATTGATGGCACACTGAATAAACTATCGACG TTGAGTGAGTATGTGGAGGATACAGAAGACTACATAAACATAATGTTGGACGACAAGCAAAACCATCTTCTGCAAATGGGCGTAATGTTGTCAACTGCGAGTCTAATAATAAATGCGTTTGTGATTGtggttggtgcgtttggaatgaaCATTAACATCGACCTTTTCAACGATGATACCGAGGCTGATAAAGAAATTGGTATGCGTAAATTTATGTGGACCGTTTGTGGTTGTACTACTGGTAGCATCTTTCTATATGTTGTCGCCATCGCTTGGTGCAAGACCCAAAGGCTTATTGAATAA
- the LOC139901583 gene encoding uncharacterized protein, translated as MEQVIDSEESTSGCESGWTLYLQHSNIIIPHHHDFSCKKAHDHDHDYHDAADEEDDDSDDDDDDDDDMSMVSDASSGPPHFQEHDEDECDNNNNNNGVFSSDPTLVLGSRKRRKIIKQTSFHSYKHIMQDLPDSLDDTDSSPFFSFSNKDLKVCKTQALMEDDHDSISYSQGHSTTYFEISFLLVLTKW; from the exons ATGGAACAAGTTATTGATTCAGAAGAATCAACTAGTGGTTGTGAATCTGGTTGGACCTTATACTTACAACACTCCAATATCATCATCCCTCATCATCATGATTTCTCATGTAAAAAAGCACATGATCATGACCATGATTATCATGATGCtgctgatgaagaagatgatgatagtgatgatgatgatgatgatgatgatgatatgtctaTGGTTTCAGATGCATCATCTGGTCCACCACATTTTCAAGAACACGATGAAGACGAAtgcgataacaataacaataacaatggtgTTTTTTCAAGTGATCCTACATTAGTGTTGGGTTCTAGAAAAAGAAGAAAGATTATTAAGCAAACAAGTTTTCATAGCTATAAACATATAATGCAAGATTTGCCTGATTCTCTTGATGACACTGATAGTTCTCCATTTTTCAGTTTTTCCAAT AAGGATCTGAAAGTGTGCAAGACACAAGCTTTAATGGAAGATGATCATGATAGTATTAGTTATTCACAGGGCCATTCCACAACCTATTTTGAG ATTAGTTTTTTGTTAGTTCTTACAAAGTGGTAG